One segment of Halalkalicoccus tibetensis DNA contains the following:
- a CDS encoding UPF0146 family protein yields the protein MEPATVAGLADELAAYDELVEVGIGRRTDVARALADRGRRVTATDVHPRETPDGVLFVLDDVVEPDPAIYDEAGAIYALNLPPELHRPTRDLARRVDADLLFTTLGGDAPEVPVSRRALPRETLFVAER from the coding sequence ATGGAACCCGCCACGGTCGCCGGTCTCGCAGACGAACTCGCCGCCTACGACGAGCTCGTCGAGGTCGGGATCGGCCGGCGGACCGACGTGGCCCGCGCGCTCGCGGACCGGGGGCGCCGGGTCACCGCGACCGACGTCCATCCTCGAGAAACCCCCGACGGCGTCCTGTTCGTCCTCGACGACGTCGTCGAGCCCGATCCGGCGATCTACGACGAGGCGGGGGCGATCTACGCGCTGAACCTCCCCCCGGAGCTGCACCGCCCGACCCGCGATCTCGCCCGCCGGGTCGACGCCGACCTGCTGTTCACGACGCTGGGCGGGGACGCTCCGGAAGTGCCGGTCTCCCGGCGCGCCCTCCCGCGGGAGACGCTGTTCGTCGCGGAGCGATAG
- a CDS encoding archaemetzincin family Zn-dependent metalloprotease — protein MHVDIVPIGELPAAVKREASSGLRSVYECDVTVHDEQSIPSGAYDANRNQHRAEEFIELASRIGDGEKNIAITAKDLFYRRRNYVFGLAYLDGNGSVISTYRLQTSSDGGFSERSASEIFGDRVRKEVVHEIGHTMGLEHCDNNRCVMNFSPTVREVDIKEQNLCGTCQRSVL, from the coding sequence ATGCATGTCGACATCGTGCCGATCGGGGAGCTCCCGGCCGCGGTCAAACGGGAGGCCTCCTCGGGGCTGCGGTCGGTCTACGAGTGTGACGTGACGGTGCACGACGAGCAGTCGATCCCCTCCGGCGCGTACGACGCGAACCGCAACCAACACCGCGCCGAGGAGTTCATCGAGCTCGCCTCCCGGATCGGCGACGGCGAGAAGAACATCGCGATCACCGCGAAGGACCTCTTCTACCGGCGGCGCAACTACGTCTTCGGGCTGGCCTACCTCGACGGCAACGGCAGCGTCATCTCCACCTACCGCCTCCAGACCTCGAGCGACGGCGGCTTCTCCGAGAGGAGCGCGAGCGAGATCTTCGGCGATAGAGTCAGAAAGGAGGTCGTCCACGAGATCGGCCACACGATGGGGCTCGAGCACTGCGACAACAACCGCTGTGTGATGAACTTCTCGCCGACCGTCCGGGAGGTCGACATCAAGGAGCAGAACCTCTGTGGGACCTGTCAGCGGTCGGTCCTCTGA
- a CDS encoding SDR family NAD(P)-dependent oxidoreductase gives MSVLDAFDCSGQVAVVTGASRGIGRAIALALAEAGADVVPAARSEDALETVVEGIEERGGDSLLQPMDVTSEGEVRALFDRVDEELESPAVLVNNAGINPDDALGKPEAVEMDGYDRTLDVNLRGAFLCTKVAGEGSVESVVNVASVGGVVGLPRQHPYVASKHGLVGLTKSAALDWAPDVRVNAVAPGYVATELTKGAMENEELKESLLSRTPLERFAEPEEIAAPVVFLASDAASYVTGACLSADGGWSAQ, from the coding sequence ATGTCAGTTCTCGACGCGTTCGACTGCTCGGGGCAGGTAGCCGTCGTCACGGGCGCGAGCCGCGGGATTGGGCGGGCGATCGCGCTCGCGCTCGCCGAGGCGGGCGCGGACGTGGTGCCCGCCGCCCGTTCGGAGGACGCGCTCGAAACCGTCGTCGAGGGTATCGAGGAACGGGGCGGCGACTCGCTTCTCCAGCCCATGGACGTCACCAGCGAGGGCGAGGTCCGCGCGCTGTTCGATCGGGTCGACGAGGAGCTGGAATCGCCCGCCGTCCTCGTGAACAACGCCGGGATCAACCCCGACGACGCCCTCGGGAAACCCGAGGCGGTCGAGATGGACGGCTACGACCGGACGCTCGACGTCAACCTCCGTGGAGCCTTCCTCTGTACGAAGGTCGCGGGCGAGGGCTCGGTGGAGTCGGTCGTCAACGTCGCGAGCGTCGGCGGCGTGGTCGGCCTGCCGCGCCAGCATCCCTACGTCGCCTCGAAACACGGCCTGGTAGGGCTCACCAAGAGCGCCGCGCTCGACTGGGCGCCCGACGTGCGGGTCAACGCCGTCGCGCCGGGCTACGTCGCGACCGAGCTGACGAAGGGGGCGATGGAGAACGAGGAGCTGAAGGAGTCGCTGCTCTCGCGCACCCCGCTGGAGCGGTTCGCCGAGCCCGAGGAGATCGCCGCGCCCGTCGTCTTCCTCGCGAGCGACGCCGCCAGCTACGTCACGGGTGCGTGTCTGAGCGCCGACGGCGGCTGGTCGGCCCAGTGA
- a CDS encoding ribosome biogenesis/translation initiation ATPase RLI: protein MADDSIAVVDLDRCQPDRCSYECANYCPPNRTGKECITQRGEDAEEGGPDQIRISEEICLGETCGICVEKCPFDAIEIINLPQELQDEPVHRYGENAFSLYGLPIPIEGQVTGILGPNGIGKSTAVNILAGELTPNLGQHEEPPGWDAVLDAYRGTELQDYIREVRDGEVSVARKPQYVDQIPKQFDGNTRQLLEHTDERGALDDLVERLSISPVMDQAIDELSGGELQRVAIAACLARDADFYFLDEITPYLDIGQRVTVARIVRELAEEGDRSMLVVEHDLAILDLLCDNLHVAYGEPGAYGVITSPKSVRNGINEYLAGYLDNENMRIRPEAIGFEQHAPRTVSRSDPLIEYPEMEKSYGEDAFSLSVDGGTIREEEVLGIVGPNGIGKSTFAKLVAGKLEPDDGEFETDLEVAYKPQYIEIDQPMRVDVFLSSITDDFGSSHWNTEIANPLQLSRIMEQNLNDLSGGERQRVAIAACLSKDADLFLLDEPSAHLDVEQRVLATRAIRRYAETQDATVMVVDHDIYMMDLLADRLLVFEGEPAHHGHASQPQGMRDGMNEFLANLDITFRRDERTGRPRINKPGSQLDRQQKKQGEYYYAP, encoded by the coding sequence ATGGCCGACGACAGCATCGCCGTCGTCGACCTCGACAGGTGTCAGCCCGACCGCTGTAGCTACGAGTGTGCGAACTACTGTCCGCCCAACCGAACGGGCAAGGAGTGCATCACCCAGCGCGGCGAGGACGCGGAAGAGGGCGGGCCCGACCAGATCCGGATCTCCGAGGAGATCTGTCTCGGCGAGACCTGCGGTATCTGCGTCGAGAAGTGTCCGTTCGACGCGATCGAGATCATCAACCTGCCCCAGGAGCTCCAGGACGAGCCGGTCCACCGCTACGGGGAGAACGCCTTTTCGCTCTATGGCCTGCCGATCCCGATCGAGGGCCAGGTCACCGGGATCCTGGGTCCCAACGGGATCGGGAAGTCGACCGCGGTGAACATCCTCGCGGGCGAGCTCACCCCGAACCTCGGGCAGCACGAGGAGCCGCCGGGCTGGGACGCCGTGCTCGACGCCTACCGGGGCACCGAGCTCCAGGACTACATCCGCGAGGTCCGCGACGGCGAGGTTTCGGTCGCTCGCAAACCCCAGTACGTCGATCAGATCCCCAAGCAGTTCGACGGCAACACCCGACAGCTGCTCGAACACACCGACGAGCGGGGCGCGCTCGACGACCTCGTCGAACGGCTCTCGATCTCCCCCGTGATGGATCAGGCGATCGACGAGCTCTCGGGCGGGGAGCTTCAACGGGTGGCGATCGCGGCGTGTCTGGCCCGCGACGCCGACTTCTACTTCCTCGACGAGATCACACCCTATCTGGACATCGGCCAGCGGGTCACCGTCGCCCGCATCGTTCGGGAGCTCGCCGAGGAGGGCGATCGATCCATGCTCGTGGTCGAACACGACCTCGCGATCCTGGACCTGCTCTGTGACAACCTCCACGTCGCCTACGGTGAGCCCGGCGCCTACGGGGTCATCACCTCGCCCAAATCGGTCAGGAACGGGATCAACGAGTACCTCGCGGGCTACCTCGACAACGAGAACATGCGGATCCGCCCGGAGGCGATCGGGTTCGAACAGCACGCCCCGCGGACGGTCTCGCGAAGCGATCCCCTGATCGAGTACCCCGAGATGGAGAAGTCCTACGGCGAGGACGCGTTCTCGCTCTCGGTCGACGGCGGCACCATCCGCGAGGAGGAGGTGCTCGGGATCGTCGGGCCCAACGGGATCGGGAAGTCCACCTTCGCGAAGCTGGTCGCCGGGAAGCTCGAACCCGACGACGGGGAGTTCGAGACCGATCTGGAAGTCGCCTACAAGCCCCAGTACATCGAGATCGACCAGCCCATGCGCGTCGACGTGTTCCTCTCGTCCATTACTGATGACTTCGGCTCCTCGCACTGGAACACCGAGATCGCGAACCCCCTTCAGCTCTCCCGCATCATGGAGCAGAACCTCAACGACCTCTCGGGCGGGGAGCGCCAGCGCGTCGCCATCGCGGCCTGTCTCTCGAAGGACGCCGACCTGTTCCTGCTCGACGAGCCCTCCGCGCATCTGGACGTCGAACAGCGGGTGCTCGCGACCCGGGCGATCCGGCGATACGCCGAGACCCAGGACGCGACCGTCATGGTCGTCGACCACGACATCTACATGATGGACCTGCTCGCCGATCGCCTGCTGGTCTTCGAGGGCGAGCCCGCCCATCACGGCCACGCGAGCCAGCCCCAGGGGATGCGCGACGGGATGAACGAGTTCCTCGCGAACCTCGACATCACCTTCCGCCGCGACGAGCGCACCGGCCGCCCGCGGATCAACAAACCCGGCAGCCAGCTCGACCGCCAGCAGAAGAAACAGGGCGAGTACTACTACGCGCCCTGA
- a CDS encoding helix-turn-helix domain-containing protein: MTGTDADSIEDLPPSAKLVFKVLEYNGSLTQKQIVNESMLSARTVRYALERLQEIEIVDEDIYFADARQNLYTLDEQAIVADGGPDEACCAE, encoded by the coding sequence ATGACTGGAACAGACGCGGACTCCATAGAGGACCTTCCTCCGAGCGCGAAACTCGTCTTCAAGGTGCTCGAGTACAACGGGTCGCTCACCCAGAAGCAGATCGTCAACGAGTCGATGCTCTCGGCACGCACGGTGCGCTACGCGCTCGAACGCCTCCAGGAGATCGAGATCGTCGACGAGGACATCTACTTCGCCGACGCCCGACAGAACCTCTACACCCTCGACGAGCAGGCGATCGTCGCCGACGGCGGCCCCGACGAGGCCTGCTGCGCCGAGTAA
- a CDS encoding PINc/VapC family ATPase gives MKILPDTSVVIDGRVSTRVRDGEFAGATVLVPEAVVGELEHQANEGIDSGWNGLEELKTLAELADAGEIELEYVGRRPDAIEKGQAAEGEIDALIRDLAADHEATFVTSDIVQSEVAEAKGLDVEYISPEVEDVGTLEIEEFFDETTMSVHLKAGVAPMAKRGDVGEMSFERVREEVQTEEDLEEIAREIENGAKQSSDGFIELSEPGMKIVQFRDYRIAIARPPFADGIEITAVRPLVKTDLDDYESADELRERMLERQRGILISGSPGAGKSTFAQAVAEFLNDSGYSVKTMEKPRDLQVGPEVTQYTELGGSMAKTADSLLMVRPDYTIYDEVRKTDDFEVFADMRLAGVGMIGVVHATRAIDALQRLVGRVELGMIPQVVDTVVYIEAGEVHTVYDVTTEVKVPAGLTEEDLARPVIVIEDFETGTPAYEIYTFNRQVVTVPLEDGEESEGGVDRIARQEIEREIRSIAQGYVDVELRGSNTAVVYVEDDDISSVIGKGGGRITDVENRLGIDIDVRTHDENPNSGGPSGGGGSSGQERGQIVTPDITSRHIRLNVDDAQAGQTVEVKAGEEYLFTATVGRGGDIQVSRGSAIAEELERAIDRSQQITVVGA, from the coding sequence ATGAAGATTCTCCCGGACACCAGCGTCGTCATCGACGGGCGCGTCTCCACGCGGGTCCGCGACGGTGAGTTCGCCGGCGCGACCGTGCTCGTCCCCGAGGCGGTCGTCGGCGAGCTCGAACACCAGGCAAACGAGGGCATCGACAGCGGGTGGAACGGTCTCGAGGAGCTGAAGACGCTCGCGGAGCTCGCCGACGCCGGCGAGATCGAACTCGAATACGTGGGCCGGCGCCCCGACGCGATCGAGAAGGGGCAGGCCGCCGAGGGCGAGATCGACGCCCTCATTCGGGATCTGGCGGCCGATCACGAGGCGACGTTCGTCACCAGCGACATCGTCCAGAGCGAGGTCGCCGAGGCCAAGGGCCTGGACGTCGAGTACATCTCGCCCGAGGTCGAGGACGTCGGCACCCTCGAGATCGAGGAGTTCTTCGACGAGACGACGATGAGCGTCCACCTCAAGGCCGGGGTGGCGCCGATGGCCAAACGCGGCGACGTCGGCGAGATGAGCTTCGAACGGGTTCGCGAGGAGGTCCAGACCGAGGAGGACCTCGAGGAGATCGCCCGCGAGATCGAGAACGGCGCCAAACAGTCCTCCGATGGCTTCATCGAGCTCTCGGAGCCGGGCATGAAGATCGTCCAGTTCCGCGACTACCGGATCGCGATCGCCCGCCCACCCTTTGCGGACGGGATCGAGATCACGGCGGTCCGCCCGCTGGTCAAGACCGACCTCGACGACTACGAGTCGGCCGACGAGCTGCGCGAGCGGATGCTCGAACGCCAGCGCGGCATTCTGATCTCGGGCTCGCCCGGCGCGGGGAAGTCGACCTTCGCGCAGGCGGTCGCCGAGTTCCTCAACGACTCGGGCTACTCGGTGAAGACCATGGAGAAACCGCGCGACCTGCAGGTCGGTCCCGAGGTCACCCAGTACACGGAGCTGGGAGGCTCGATGGCCAAGACCGCCGATTCCTTACTTATGGTCCGGCCCGACTACACCATCTACGACGAGGTCAGGAAGACCGACGACTTCGAGGTGTTCGCGGACATGCGGCTGGCGGGCGTGGGCATGATCGGCGTCGTCCACGCGACCCGCGCGATCGACGCCCTCCAGCGGTTAGTTGGCAGGGTCGAGCTGGGAATGATCCCGCAGGTCGTCGACACGGTGGTGTACATCGAGGCCGGGGAGGTCCACACGGTCTACGACGTCACGACGGAGGTGAAGGTGCCCGCCGGGCTTACCGAGGAGGACCTCGCGCGGCCCGTCATCGTCATCGAGGACTTCGAGACGGGCACGCCGGCCTACGAGATCTACACGTTCAACCGCCAGGTCGTGACCGTCCCGCTCGAGGACGGCGAGGAGAGCGAGGGCGGCGTCGACCGGATCGCCCGCCAGGAGATCGAGCGCGAGATCCGCTCGATCGCCCAGGGCTACGTCGACGTCGAGCTCCGGGGCTCGAACACGGCGGTCGTCTACGTCGAGGACGACGACATCTCGAGCGTGATCGGCAAGGGCGGCGGCCGGATCACCGACGTCGAGAACAGGTTGGGGATCGACATCGACGTACGCACCCACGACGAGAACCCCAACTCCGGGGGCCCCTCGGGCGGCGGTGGTTCCTCGGGCCAGGAACGCGGCCAGATCGTCACCCCCGACATCACCTCGCGACACATCCGGCTCAACGTCGACGACGCCCAAGCGGGCCAGACGGTCGAGGTCAAGGCCGGCGAGGAGTACCTCTTCACCGCGACCGTCGGGCGCGGCGGCGACATCCAGGTCTCACGGGGTAGTGCCATCGCCGAGGAACTGGAACGGGCGATCGACAGGAGTCAACAGATCACCGTCGTCGGCGCCTGA
- a CDS encoding glutathione S-transferase N-terminal domain-containing protein — protein sequence MLELYQAEDCPNSADVREALSELGLSYVAHNPRLAEGEVKNETAKGAMEAIGGEDQIPFLVDTECGEALYGSDEIVEHLEENHS from the coding sequence ATGCTCGAACTCTACCAGGCGGAGGACTGCCCGAACTCGGCGGACGTTCGCGAGGCGCTGAGCGAGCTGGGGCTCTCGTACGTCGCGCACAACCCGCGGCTGGCCGAGGGCGAGGTGAAAAACGAGACGGCGAAGGGGGCAATGGAGGCGATCGGCGGCGAGGACCAGATCCCGTTCCTCGTCGATACGGAGTGTGGCGAGGCGCTCTACGGCAGCGACGAGATCGTCGAGCACCTGGAGGAGAACCACTCGTGA
- a CDS encoding aspartate aminotransferase family protein, protein MGDPDPTNDRTETERLDEEYVFGTWAYQSEVDPTEVTGGEGVRFTDASGNEYIDFSGQLMCTNLGHSAEAVSEAMAEQAEEGAYFAPGFATEARAQLGEKLAEVTPGDLTKTFFSTSGTEAVEAAIKIARMYTGKDKILSRYRSYHGATYGSISATGDPRRLVAEPGVPGMVKAPDPYDYGSTLDPMESLEYIDEMLMLEGDTVAAVLVEPIIGSNGVIVPPEEYLPRLKEIAHDHGALLICDEVMAGFGRTGEWFGSDVFGVQPDVMAMSKGLSGAYAPLGATTVTPEIAEHFEENMFCHGHTYAGHPVSCAAGLAALRTYEEEGLIERSSEVGEYLGDRLAELEEDHPSVGDTRGVGLFRGIELTRDPDDRVPFGTRDDRMSMGSTVLDEVSAAAMDEGTYVANVINTFIVAPPLTITEGEIDEAVAALDGALEVADDAMDR, encoded by the coding sequence ATGGGTGATCCCGACCCCACGAACGACCGAACCGAGACAGAGCGACTGGACGAGGAGTACGTCTTCGGCACCTGGGCCTATCAGTCCGAGGTCGACCCGACGGAGGTGACCGGCGGCGAGGGCGTCCGTTTCACCGACGCCAGCGGAAACGAGTACATCGACTTCTCCGGACAGTTGATGTGTACGAACCTCGGACACTCCGCCGAGGCCGTCAGCGAGGCGATGGCCGAGCAGGCCGAGGAGGGCGCCTACTTCGCGCCGGGCTTCGCGACCGAGGCCCGCGCGCAGCTCGGCGAGAAGCTCGCGGAGGTCACGCCCGGCGACCTCACGAAGACCTTCTTCTCGACTAGCGGCACCGAGGCCGTCGAGGCCGCCATCAAGATCGCCCGGATGTACACGGGCAAGGACAAGATCCTCTCGCGCTACCGCTCGTATCACGGCGCGACCTACGGCTCGATCAGCGCGACGGGCGACCCCCGTCGGCTGGTCGCCGAACCCGGCGTCCCGGGGATGGTGAAGGCGCCCGACCCGTACGACTACGGCTCGACGCTCGACCCGATGGAGAGCCTCGAGTACATCGACGAGATGCTGATGCTCGAGGGCGACACCGTCGCCGCCGTGCTCGTCGAGCCGATCATCGGCTCGAACGGCGTGATCGTTCCCCCCGAGGAGTACCTGCCCCGGCTGAAGGAGATCGCCCATGACCACGGCGCGCTGCTGATCTGTGACGAGGTCATGGCCGGCTTCGGGCGCACCGGCGAGTGGTTCGGCTCGGACGTCTTCGGCGTCCAGCCCGACGTCATGGCGATGTCGAAGGGGCTCTCGGGGGCGTACGCGCCGCTGGGCGCGACGACGGTCACCCCCGAGATCGCCGAACACTTCGAGGAGAACATGTTCTGTCACGGCCACACCTACGCGGGCCACCCCGTCTCGTGTGCGGCCGGGCTCGCCGCCCTCCGAACGTACGAGGAGGAGGGGCTGATCGAGCGATCCAGCGAGGTCGGCGAGTACCTCGGCGACCGGCTCGCGGAGCTCGAGGAGGACCACCCGAGCGTCGGCGACACCCGCGGGGTGGGGCTGTTCCGCGGGATCGAGCTGACGCGGGACCCCGACGACCGGGTCCCCTTCGGCACCCGCGACGACCGGATGTCGATGGGCTCGACGGTGCTCGACGAGGTCTCGGCGGCCGCGATGGACGAGGGGACCTACGTCGCGAACGTCATCAACACGTTCATCGTCGCGCCGCCGCTGACGATCACCGAAGGGGAGATCGACGAGGCGGTCGCGGCGCTCGATGGCGCCCTCGAGGTCGCCGACGACGCGATGGACCGCTAA
- a CDS encoding M20 family metallopeptidase: MSSDVPVLTRELVSIPSHEDEGSAGDFIEAWLREHADGDVTRDGTGNVLARKGDPTGPTLALVGHHDVVPPADEQAKNGEYLVEERGGRLYSRGTADMKGAVAAAMCAFRDASDLDGELVFASFVGEESGGVGARYAIENGFVPDYAIVGEGSTNYSKPGVTDVVVAHKGRRGSTITARGTASHASEPEAGENAIYRACEAVDLVREFEAPAAEVLGNRLSGSVAVTEIGGGSAMNVIPERCTVTVDERTVPGERAPLERVGELEGVEWAVDQDLPPMRCSDEGFAEGVLAAAREAQEGSPELVAKPHATDAGWLAEAGVACVICGASEPGEAHTKEESVSIEVLERCYQIYREAAERII, encoded by the coding sequence ATGAGCAGCGACGTACCCGTTCTCACTCGGGAGCTCGTCTCGATCCCGAGCCACGAGGACGAGGGGAGCGCGGGCGATTTCATCGAGGCGTGGCTCCGCGAGCACGCCGACGGCGACGTGACCCGCGACGGAACGGGTAACGTTCTCGCGCGAAAGGGCGACCCGACGGGCCCGACGCTGGCGCTCGTGGGCCACCACGACGTGGTGCCGCCGGCCGACGAGCAGGCGAAAAACGGCGAGTACCTGGTCGAGGAGCGCGGCGGCCGGCTCTACAGCCGCGGGACCGCCGACATGAAGGGGGCCGTCGCCGCGGCGATGTGTGCCTTTCGCGATGCCTCGGATCTCGACGGAGAGCTCGTCTTCGCGAGCTTCGTCGGCGAGGAGTCGGGAGGCGTGGGCGCGCGCTACGCCATCGAGAACGGCTTCGTGCCCGACTACGCGATCGTCGGCGAGGGCTCGACGAACTACTCGAAGCCCGGCGTCACGGACGTCGTCGTCGCCCACAAGGGCCGGCGGGGAAGCACGATCACCGCCCGCGGGACCGCGAGCCACGCGAGCGAGCCCGAGGCCGGAGAGAACGCGATCTACCGGGCCTGTGAGGCCGTCGACCTCGTCCGGGAGTTCGAGGCCCCCGCGGCCGAGGTGCTGGGCAACCGTCTCTCGGGATCGGTCGCCGTCACCGAGATCGGGGGCGGCTCGGCGATGAACGTGATCCCCGAGCGCTGTACGGTCACCGTTGACGAGCGCACAGTCCCCGGCGAGCGCGCACCCCTCGAACGGGTGGGCGAGTTGGAGGGGGTCGAGTGGGCCGTCGACCAGGATCTCCCGCCGATGCGCTGTTCGGACGAGGGGTTCGCCGAAGGGGTGCTCGCGGCGGCCCGCGAGGCGCAAGAGGGGTCCCCGGAGCTCGTCGCGAAGCCCCACGCGACGGACGCGGGCTGGCTCGCCGAGGCGGGGGTCGCCTGCGTGATCTGCGGGGCCTCCGAGCCCGGCGAGGCCCACACGAAAGAGGAGAGCGTCTCGATCGAGGTGCTGGAGCGGTGTTATCAGATCTACCGGGAGGCCGCGGAGCGGATCATCTGA
- a CDS encoding carboxypeptidase M32 — protein MAQSTTQSDTYEQFLGKVRRIENLGAGASVLQWDQEVKMPDDGIEARSQQLSTLSAVIHEEFTDEEMGEYLDELDAADLDAEQEAVVREIRRQYERKTRVPTELVEEISRTTSEALPEWKEAKAEDDFSIFAPILGELIELKKEYAHHIDPDADPYAVLFADYEPYIELEKAEEMLARLREELVPLIDSVADSEAELATDAFSGEFDPETQEELARDALDTLGYDWDRGRLDTAPHPFSTGNQFDARVTTRFDETDLLGGLTSTIHEFGHATYTLGLPDEHYATPLGDSRDLTVHESQSRLWENHVGRSRAFWEQFLPRVEKRFPQVDASVEEAYEAANQVYDDNLIRVEADELTYHMHIVLRFEIERELIEGELSVEEVPEAWNDRIEEYLGVRPETDSEGCLQDIHWSHGSFGYFPTYSLGSVLAAQLYASAEEEIDDLEGRIREGEFDPLRDWLVETVHRHGSRYTTPELIEEATGEAFTADYFLEYVTEKYGELYDL, from the coding sequence ATGGCACAGTCCACCACCCAATCGGACACCTACGAACAGTTCCTCGGGAAGGTACGGCGCATCGAGAACCTCGGGGCGGGCGCGAGCGTCCTGCAGTGGGACCAGGAGGTCAAGATGCCCGACGACGGGATCGAGGCCCGCTCCCAGCAGCTTTCGACCCTCTCGGCGGTGATCCACGAGGAGTTCACCGACGAGGAGATGGGCGAGTATCTCGACGAGCTCGACGCCGCCGACCTCGACGCCGAGCAGGAGGCGGTCGTCCGCGAGATCCGCCGCCAGTACGAGCGGAAGACCCGCGTCCCGACCGAGCTCGTCGAGGAGATCTCCCGGACGACCTCCGAGGCGCTGCCCGAGTGGAAGGAGGCGAAAGCCGAGGACGACTTCTCGATCTTCGCGCCGATCCTCGGGGAGCTGATCGAGCTTAAAAAGGAGTACGCCCACCATATCGACCCCGACGCGGATCCCTACGCGGTGCTGTTCGCCGACTACGAGCCGTACATCGAGCTCGAGAAAGCCGAGGAGATGCTGGCGCGGCTGCGCGAGGAGCTCGTCCCCCTGATCGATTCGGTCGCGGACTCCGAGGCGGAGCTCGCGACCGACGCCTTCTCGGGCGAGTTCGACCCCGAGACCCAGGAGGAGCTGGCCCGCGACGCGCTCGACACCCTCGGATACGACTGGGACCGGGGCCGCCTCGACACCGCGCCCCACCCGTTCTCGACGGGCAACCAGTTCGACGCGCGCGTGACGACCCGCTTCGACGAGACGGATCTCCTCGGGGGGCTGACCAGCACGATCCACGAGTTCGGCCACGCCACCTATACCTTAGGACTGCCCGACGAACACTACGCCACCCCGCTTGGCGACTCACGCGATCTGACGGTTCACGAGTCCCAATCCCGGCTCTGGGAGAACCATGTCGGTCGGTCACGGGCGTTCTGGGAGCAGTTCCTCCCGCGGGTCGAGAAGCGGTTCCCGCAGGTCGACGCGAGCGTCGAGGAGGCCTACGAGGCCGCGAATCAGGTGTACGATGACAACCTCATTCGCGTGGAGGCGGACGAGCTGACCTACCACATGCACATCGTCCTCCGGTTCGAGATCGAGCGCGAGCTGATCGAGGGCGAGCTCTCGGTCGAGGAGGTGCCCGAGGCCTGGAACGACCGGATAGAGGAGTATCTCGGCGTCCGCCCGGAGACCGATTCCGAGGGATGCTTGCAGGACATCCACTGGAGCCACGGCTCCTTCGGCTACTTCCCGACCTACTCGCTGGGCAGCGTGCTGGCCGCCCAGCTGTACGCGAGCGCCGAGGAGGAGATCGACGACCTCGAGGGACGGATCCGCGAGGGCGAGTTCGACCCGCTTCGCGACTGGCTCGTCGAGACCGTCCATCGCCACGGCAGCCGGTACACCACCCCCGAGCTGATCGAGGAGGCCACCGGCGAGGCCTTCACGGCCGACTACTTCCTCGAGTACGTGACCGAGAAGTACGGCGAACTCTACGACCTCTGA
- a CDS encoding alpha/beta hydrolase, with protein sequence MTDSPLEHVSREPEAGDGPTPALVLIHGRGTNERDLLPLAERLPDELHVLSVRAPDRLQGGYTWYELDLSAGGLHASEPHAEEFRRSLDLVHEFVEWAIGEYAIDPERVGLLGFSQGAITSLAALCERPERYAWVVALNGYLAASHEDRVEAAGGKPVFVGAGEADQIIPAERAQRAAELLSEAGADVTHEVYPVGHGTHPEEVADVEEWLRERLRSA encoded by the coding sequence ATGACCGATTCTCCGCTGGAACACGTGAGCAGGGAGCCGGAAGCGGGCGACGGCCCGACACCCGCCCTCGTCCTGATCCACGGTCGCGGGACGAACGAGCGCGACCTCCTGCCGCTGGCCGAACGGCTCCCCGACGAGCTGCACGTCCTCAGCGTCCGGGCGCCCGACCGCCTGCAGGGCGGGTATACGTGGTACGAGCTCGACCTCTCGGCGGGCGGGCTCCACGCAAGCGAGCCCCACGCCGAGGAGTTCCGCCGGAGCCTCGATCTCGTCCACGAGTTCGTCGAGTGGGCGATCGGCGAGTACGCGATCGACCCCGAGCGGGTCGGGCTGCTGGGCTTCAGCCAGGGGGCGATCACGAGCCTCGCGGCGCTCTGTGAACGGCCCGAGCGCTACGCGTGGGTCGTCGCGCTGAACGGCTATCTCGCCGCCTCACACGAGGACCGAGTGGAGGCGGCGGGCGGCAAACCGGTGTTCGTCGGGGCGGGCGAGGCCGACCAGATCATCCCGGCCGAGCGAGCCCAACGGGCCGCCGAGCTGCTCTCGGAGGCCGGCGCCGACGTGACCCACGAGGTCTACCCCGTGGGCCACGGCACCCATCCCGAGGAGGTCGCCGACGTCGAGGAGTGGCTGCGCGAGCGGCTCCGCTCAGCGTAG
- a CDS encoding HVO_0416 family zinc finger protein: MATAPDQDEMFDQFLSQRGHETGPAGWETDYNKKQCPDCGGLHDQEASGCTVCGWEPR; encoded by the coding sequence ATGGCTACCGCACCCGACCAAGACGAGATGTTCGACCAGTTCCTGTCCCAGCGGGGACACGAGACGGGACCTGCGGGGTGGGAGACCGACTACAACAAGAAGCAGTGTCCCGACTGCGGGGGGCTTCACGACCAGGAGGCCTCGGGCTGTACGGTCTGTGGGTGGGAGCCGCGGTAG